AAATGGAGATGGTCTATGTATCACCGCGCGGGATGAGCGATGATCATGGATTGTGTCTTGGATCCCAGCGGAATGCATGCTACCGGGGCAGAGATATATGCTGCGCCGGAGAACTCTCCGATGAGCTCATCTCATACCTCTCCAGAAGACCCGGGCAGGAGTCTGCGAGAGCTAAAAGGCTGGAGCCAGGAAGGTGTCAGTCCGTTGATGAGGCGGAACTCCCCTTCGATGTGTCCGCGCATCCAGTCGATCATTCGGTGCCGGGTGCGACAGCCTACATACTGAGAGGCGATACCACTGTAGCATACACGGGCGATTTCCGTCTGCACGGCCGGAATAGAGAGATGACCCTTGAGTTCGTCAGAGCCGCCAGGGATGCATCTGTGCTGATAACCGAGGGCACGCGGATCCGTGAGAATGGTGGAGAGGGTGTTGTGACTGAGCAGACGGTGGCCGAGGCCTGCCTGGATGCTGTTGAGCGCTCTTCAGGCCTGGTGATCGCCGACTTCTCCCCGCGGAACTTCGAGAGGCTCGAATCCTTCCAGGAGATTGCCAGAAAGACGGGCCGCGAGCTTGTGGTCACGGCCAAGGATGCCTACCTCATGCACGCCCTCCAATCCATCGGCAGTTTCTCGATGGACAGCTCGCTGCGGATCTACAAAGAGATCTCCAGCGCCAGAGGTAAGTGGAGGGAGGAGGTCGTCGATAAGAACTACTCCAGCAGGTATGTGGATCATCTGAGCATCAGGGAGAACCCTGAGGCCTACATCCTCTGCTTCTCCTTCCTGGATATGAAGAACCTGCTGGACATAAAGCCGGATGGTGGGACGTACATCTACTCTGCGTGCGAGGCGTTCAACGAGGAGATGGAGATAGACTTCCATCGCCTCTGGCGGTGGCTCCAGCATTTCAGCATGATCTCTGTGGGGTTCGGGATCGATGGAGACGGCACGCTTCACTTCGACGGGCGATATCATGCCTCAGGCCACGCATCAGGAGATGAGATAAGAAGGATTGTTGAGACCGTTGATCCGGAGCACATAGTGCCGGTGCATACGCAGCACCTGGAATGGTTTGAGAAGAACTTCGATAATGTGGTATCTCTGGAGGAGGGAAGGCCGTACGAGTTTTAGCTCTTAAGGCGTGAGCAGGGAGCGAGAGTCAACTACTTCGGTCTGAAGACCGATGTAGTTGACCTTGCTGCCGGTGAAATCCTATCCACAACTGTTCAGTTACAGGAACACGACCATTTAGAGTCACTTGGTCTTGCGGTTCGCATCAGAATCGATGCGGAAGGTTCTCCGCCCTGCGTAACACCCTAAACCACCACAAGCCTATTATCCGGTGAGGATTCCTGCTCTTAGTATGGATGTTCAGCGTTTTATTGACAACGCGATAGATGAGATCCGGCGTGAGGTAAAGGGCAAGGCGATAATAGCCCTCTCCGGCGGCGTCGACAGCTCTGTCTGCGCTGTTCTTGCGCACAGGGCTCTCGGGGATGATCTGGTACCGGTCTACGTCGACAGCGGTCTCATGAGGCGCTTCGAGTCTGAGCGGATCGTGGAGCTCTTCAGCCATCTCGGGTTGATTAAAGTGGATGCATCCGAGAGGTTCCTGAATGCGCTGAAGGGAGTGACGGATCCGGAGCAGAAGAGGAAGATCATAGGCGAGACGTTCATCAGGGTTTTCGAGGAAGTAGCAGCAGATGTCGGCGCGGAGTATCTGATCCAGGGCACTATCTACCCTGACAGGATCGAGTCTGAAGGCGGAATAAAGTCTCACCACAACGTTGGCGGGCTGCCGCTGCACATCGAGTTCAAGGGGATAATCGAGCCCATGAGGGACCTCTACAAGGACGAGGTCAGGGAGGTCGCAAGGGCGCTTGGTCTGCCGATGGAGATAAGCGAGAGGATGCCGTATCCTGGGCCCGGTCTCGCGGTCAGAATCGTTGGCGAGATAACAAAGGAGAAGCTGGAGGTCGTGCGAACCGCAAACGCGATAGTCGAGGAGGAGATCTCCGCATTCAAACCGTGGCAGGCGTTCGCAGCCGTGATCGGAAAGGCCACAGGCGTCAAGGGAGATAACAGGGTCTACGGGTGGGTCGTCGCGGTGAGGGCAGTGACCTCCAGGGATGCGATGACCGCTGACGTGCTGGAGCTTCCGTGGGATGCACTGAGGCGAATATCCTCAAGGATCACAGGCGAGATAGCCGGCGTCTCCAGGGTTGTCTACGACATCACCCCTAAACCGCCAGGAACGATAGAGTTCGAGTGATCCCGCTGAGCTTACAGAAAACACAGTGCCCAGCCCACGACGCTGAGCAACAGCCGCTAGGCTGTAAAGAGACGGAGCGCGTCTCTCAGTGCTACGAGACGTACTCCAGGAGCACGATCTTCTGCTGATCGAGATCCTCTCTAGATACATGAAGAAGCTTCTCAGGCCCGAGGACCTTCCGCCCTCTCGCCGCCTTTATGAA
This genomic window from Methanothrix sp. contains:
- a CDS encoding MBL fold metallo-hydrolase, producing MPSLEGGCLTSLTVYDGGHGIGGNKIYLEEDGSGVFLDFGKNFSKYSAFYEEFLRSRDARGIHDLIYLNLLPRLNIYREDLLPADVNIHTYPSLGVAAVLVTHAHFDHCGNIGMLRSDIPMVASPESLVMMKGMQDTGHQSLEMEMVYVSPRGMSDDHGLCLGSQRNACYRGRDICCAGELSDELISYLSRRPGQESARAKRLEPGRCQSVDEAELPFDVSAHPVDHSVPGATAYILRGDTTVAYTGDFRLHGRNREMTLEFVRAARDASVLITEGTRIRENGGEGVVTEQTVAEACLDAVERSSGLVIADFSPRNFERLESFQEIARKTGRELVVTAKDAYLMHALQSIGSFSMDSSLRIYKEISSARGKWREEVVDKNYSSRYVDHLSIRENPEAYILCFSFLDMKNLLDIKPDGGTYIYSACEAFNEEMEIDFHRLWRWLQHFSMISVGFGIDGDGTLHFDGRYHASGHASGDEIRRIVETVDPEHIVPVHTQHLEWFEKNFDNVVSLEEGRPYEF
- the guaA gene encoding glutamine-hydrolyzing GMP synthase, with product MDVQRFIDNAIDEIRREVKGKAIIALSGGVDSSVCAVLAHRALGDDLVPVYVDSGLMRRFESERIVELFSHLGLIKVDASERFLNALKGVTDPEQKRKIIGETFIRVFEEVAADVGAEYLIQGTIYPDRIESEGGIKSHHNVGGLPLHIEFKGIIEPMRDLYKDEVREVARALGLPMEISERMPYPGPGLAVRIVGEITKEKLEVVRTANAIVEEEISAFKPWQAFAAVIGKATGVKGDNRVYGWVVAVRAVTSRDAMTADVLELPWDALRRISSRITGEIAGVSRVVYDITPKPPGTIEFE